The Larimichthys crocea isolate SSNF chromosome X, L_crocea_2.0, whole genome shotgun sequence genome segment AAGAATGTAAGGCTTTATTTATAACATAGCATTTTCTTCACGAACCATAGAACAGTGGACTGTTTTACAATGAGAGTCATTGCAATAAATACAGTTTGAGAATAACAAGGGGAACATTATGAAAATATACGTCATATGACGGAGCGAGGAAGCCATTGTGCTCATcattataagaaaaaaaaaagattgattaaatgtagaaaaaatgctgaaaacCTGTGGCTGGGTGTATGAGTACAGACAGAACACAGCGGGGAGGGGCTATTGTGTAGACTACACGTGGGAATTCTTTTCACATGGATCATCAGCACAGTTTCAGTCCAGGAATACAATTGCTGGAATGCAGCAGCTCGACCTGCTGCTGCACCATCGATCCACAAAGTTATCACTATGTCAGTGTTCcatcatgaaaacacatttaaaaaagtggGGATTAAAAACAATGCTCAAGcttaaaaaacatgttcatcacTTATCTGTGTATCTCATTATTCTATGCTACTACAGCTTCTCACAAGCCTTGCTGCTCGGATCAAAGAGTCGAGGTGAAGAAGGAAAGCACTCAAggcaacatttcattttatgtttcaagagaagaaaaagactAGTGAGGATAGCAAAAGACTTGCTCTGTTGTGTAGCTGATAAAATACACTCGTTAATACTGCTCTGGAGGTGGAGGTCTCCACTAATAGTCAATGCCCTGATCATTGTAATGGGAGTTATAGTCGTCATGGTAACCTCCATGGTACTCGTCCTCCTGGAACTCAGCCTGATAGTCACTGTCGCTGATCTCTGAGCCGTTGGTGCCGGTGCCCTGGCTGCCGTTACTGTGGATGACCGGCTCTGTTGGGGGTGCGCAGTATTTGGGGTCGTAGACCTGCCGACCCAGACCGTACACACTCATACCCCTCTGAGACGCCACTTTGTTGGTGCCCATCTGGAGGGAGATGGTGGAGTTGTCCAGTGGCTGCAGCGCCACCTTCTGGTCATAGATGTCTCTGCGGGTCCCAGGAGCTGACATGCCTGCCTGCAGTAGACAAGAATGCAGCAGAAACTTACAGGTAGCGCACAAAATGCTCTGATTAAATGGCCTGTACTAgtctagtcttctgaccactcaaagcacttttacagtaaatatctcattcacttattcacacactgatggcattggctgccatgcaaggtgccaactgctcatcagtttgaggagctaaccattcatacacattcacacactgatggcacagccttcaggagcaatttggggttcagtatcttgcccaaggacacttcgacatgcagactggaggaggttgaaccagggatcgaaccgccgatcttctgattagtggacaacccgctctacctccaagccacagccgccacATTATGATTAGAGAATGTCTAGTACATAAATGCATTTTAAGGAAGTCTCCACTTGTTTATGGTCGACAATAAGAAATTATCCATTATTCAAGATCAAATGAACTAAATTTCAGTTTGAGAAAAGTTCATGAAGTCATCATGAGCTCTGCATTAGTTTAGCATTTCTTCATTATGATCTGTATCCTTATTGTGAAGTTGTCTCCTTGAGTCCAATAAAAGCTGTCAACATGTTCTTTAGATTGTTCACATTGAAATGAAACCCAATAGGCTACTGTATGTATGCTGCcaacaggacaaacacacatctcTCAAAACCTGGACAAACAACAGCATAACTATGGGAATGAATAGATAAATGGATACCTGGCTGGCTCCTTTGTTGGTTCCCATCTGCAGGCTGATGGTGGTCTGGTCGTAGGGTTTGTCTGTCTGAGTCTTTGGATCGTACAGATGTCTTCTGGTTCCGTAAGCAGTCATTCCAGCCTGACTCGCACACTTGTTTGTTCCCATCTGAGGACAAAACACCAGCGATAGGATCTCACCAAATCACAATCATCTAACTTATTTAAAATAACCTGAACATGAAACCATCAagattttaaatgaactttaaaGAGACCTCTATCGCTTTGAGTGCAGCAGTTTGGAaggaagtggaagtggaaaaaaGGTAATAATGTGTCCCAAATTGTGTCAGTTACTAGACTGTGTTCTCTCATCTGGCTattaaaaggttaaaagaataaagcagaaattgaatataatattcagaattgtgtctccattagtgtataatccacctgaaaataagagtctgccgtgtttttacagtagccctgaacagacaaactacatACTGGCTCTAGTTAGggacattcatgtttttcacgTGTTTAGTAGCCACAGTAGTACTAGTGTGATTTTTTGGCTGCAGGAGAAACAAAACTGTGACAGGAAAATGCTGATTCTATAGAAGTATCACAGTTACCTGCAATCCAATGACGCACTGACCAGCCTTGATCTTCTCATCATCAAAATGTCGAGCTTGTTTGTCTGCATATTTCACTCCGATATCAATCTTCGTGTCCATACCTTTGGTCTTGGCCTAACAGAGAGAGCATGCTGGTCAAAGGACTGATGTGACATTTGATTGGTTTCctgtaacaacagaaaatgtgttccTCAGCAGACAATGACCCTCTGTACTGTGTGTGCACTCACCATGCTGGCCAGTGCAAGCAGTGTGGTCTGGACTTGAGTCATGTTCCCATTTTCAAACAGGTCATTGGCCTCAAAGATGTCATTGGGCTTTAGGCCATAGGCCAAGATAGCTTTGATGAAATTCCCAAGGTTTTCCAGCTGTAgagagcaacagaaaaaaagaatgatggATGGGGATTCCAACAAAACCAGGAGGAAGCGATAACAGTGCAAATAAAGCTTCATGAATTCTCCTCAGAGCCTGACATGCTAGGATAGAGGCTCAATGTTCTTTTCACAATGCTGATTTCTGAGTTCTATAAATGACTTTTAGCTATGAGCAGACAAACAGCCCTGCACTGTGCATGGTTCAGAACAGGTCTTACCTTGTGCCAGTTCAGCTGTGAAAGGTTGATTTTCTTTACTGAACCAGGCTGCAGCTTATTAATCAGTCtaagagagcagagaagaaaacacaacatgtatgAGCCAGAACATAATATgatcatcagcacacacacacacacacacacacacacacacacacacacacttactcgCAGAGGATAACTCCATCCTTCAGGCCTTTCTGGAAGTTCTCTCCAATAGACATTCCTGTCACCTCCTCAATCCAGAAGCggagctcctcctccttctgtgtGTCATATTTCTGAGCAATCTTAAAGAGAAGGCATCATGTTATGGCTGCATTCCGATCTGAAGAATATCAATGAATATGAATCAGAATTTATGAAATAGAACTAACAGGTCTGAGCaagtaaatgtttttgtcctcaCAGCTGGTATATGATGACCCCCACTATAATCACAGACAGATGACAATCAGctcacacagagacaggagaTGCTTGGTGTTGACACAGTACCAATGGAACCCTACCAGTCCTGATTAGACTAGAGAGTAGAGAGTAGAGTATACTTCACACCTGGCCTGACTCAGATCCTGGGTCATGTGTCAGACCTCTGCCTCACAAAGCAGGtctgttattaaaaaaacatccctAACTGAATATGAGGCAAACAGGCTGATTTGACCTGCTGCCATGGAAATGGATAATGAACATGACTTTAGATAAATTAGCAGCAAAAGTCTAACATGTTCTCTCCtttgataaatggactgtacttatataaccCCTatctagtcttctgaccactcaaagctcttttacactacatgtctcattcatccattcacacacattaatacactgattacactggctgccatgcaaggtgccaactgctcatcagtttgaggagctaaccattcatacacattcacacactgatggcacagccttcaggagcaatttggggttcagtatcttgcccaaggacacttcgacatgcagactggaggaggttGAACCAGGGATCCAactttaaacaatttaaaaaatttcCCTACggagattaataaagtacttctgattctgattctgattctgaactgcagatcatcaaatcaaatcaaattttatttgtatagcccaaagtcacaaagtacatctgcctcagagggctttacaatctgtacagggagtgacatcctctgtctttagaccctcggttcaagtgaggaaaaacttgcccacaaaaaacctttaacagggaaaaaatgtggaagaaacctcaggaagagccacagaggagggatccctctcccaggacggacagacgtgcaattacaatgactgataaaatgattacagtagcagtggaacctgtgatcATCATCTGAATAAtagacgacctgctctacctccgagccacagcaaCAGGTGATAAGTGTGATTCAGTCTCAaactgaaagaacaaacaaggaGCAGCTTCAAAACTTTGTTCCTTCTGGTCCAAGAACAGAACAGTCTAACAGTCCAGATATTTTCTTAGAAAAACTCTCTCAGCTATAAATTTCAACCAGTAATTAAACCGCTAATTAAACAACTAATTAGAGCTCTGATTAGTCAGGGAAGACCTTAGTTGTCTCTGGGTAGAGGCAGGCAGGCTTAAAGGCATAGAATAAGTCTTTGTTACTGTGAAACTATAAGACTGGCATCACTCTGTAGACCACTATCTGATCTATGAAAGCAGCTGCTGGACCTGGATGCTCATTTGGAGCTTTCCACTGGTGAGTTTGGATTCGTCTTGTTCTGTTACAGCCAGCTctctacatttttaatattgctTTGACTACACTGCCTAGGTGTTACTTTAATTTCACAACATAATACATTCACTTCAGATTAAAACAattgaacacacagacataattCAATGAGCATGAGcaagcagaagaaaacagattCAACTATCCTGAAAGTCCTGAAACACGGTATTATAGATTATAAACCTGTCCTCAGTCTAACCTGATTTTCAAAGTTTCTATGTGGGCCAgtatgcaagcacacacacctgtcaccaATGTCTTAACAATGACCTCTAGATGTGATGGAAAATTAAAGGTTAAAAGATCAATTCAGTTATTTTCCAGGGGCTCACGCCCAGAGACAAGAACACTGCCTACCAAACACAAGGTTGTAGTTTGAGGTTAAACGACAGACCTGCACAATATGTGCTGTTATAATACTTCAATCTCAGATACAGAGAATGAAGTTTGTGCCACCTGATGAATCTGTGAGTCCAGTATTCATCTGTTCAGACAGCAGAAGAGTGGGAAGAGTGACCATCAATTGTTCCATGGAGTTAAATTCAAAGTATTACATGATAGAAACAATGTAATTcaggggtggtgtttagctcagttggtagagtagctgccccatgtacgaaggctcagtccttgctcGGGAAACCCAGGGTTTGAAtcagacctgtggctctttccaaCATGTcgttccctgtctctctctccccacattcctgtcactcttcagctgtctctgtcaaataaagcttgaaaaggccaaaaaaaaaaaaatctaaaaaaaagaaacaatgaacaatgaactTTACAACcacaagaaaacagaacaaagccACTCACATGGAGCTCTGTATCAATGTGAAGTTAAAGAACACACAATCCACTAAACCTTACTGCACAGTAATCCTGCACGCTCTGTAAACTGAATTATGGACTCCTCGGAAACAACAGGACAACAGCAACACCTCATTTTCAATGGCCTGTGCTGCACCACAACCGCGTTTCACTGCATCACTACGGAGTGCACCACTGGTGTGCCTGCTCCCAAAGTTCGACCAGGCTTAACTTGGGCCGTGGAGCATGTTCAACCCAGCACAAATAGCATTGTGTCTGCATGGTACATTAGTGTTGGCTGTCACTGCATGAACATCCCACAGACACTCTGCTCATCTACTGCAGGCTGACGAGCCCACTTCAGTTTATAGTCTGAGAAGAACAGACAGCATCTCTGCCCATCTCAGATCAGAGCACGACTGTGTGAGAGACAACACAATCACACCAGTGAGAGCAAAGACTTCCAATGTGGGGAAATATCAGAGCAATAGCAGTGTCATATTATGTAATTACTCCTCATTATATGATTACAGTGAAAGTGACTGCaggacaaaatccacagtccaCTTCAACCAGGAAATGATGTCCAAGGAAACAAAGGACAACAAGCAAAATCTGGTTCACTCTTCACATGGACACCTTCTGTCTTCATCCAGCCATGACTTGTGTCCAGCTCCACTGGAAGCATCATCACAAGCTACTGAAGAAGAGGTCAGCTCAGGCTGCACCTGGAGACACTCCTCATTCTCCTCATCCATACTCCTcattaatgaaaacactgtCAAATCTGTaacaagaagaaataaacagatCTCTGCCCTGCTGTGAGCCAGCTCCATCAAAACTAGACCTGCTCCATTACTACTGCTGTGCTGATAACAACAAATGTGGAGAAATAGATGTGCCAGTTCCTTCAGTGTAATGCAGTCAAACCATCGGCTTGCTGTCATGTAATGAAGAGATAAAGAGTAGAATCTGGCCTCTCCTAATCCCAGTTCTTGTTCAGAGCCAAAGAGGAATGTGTTCCAAACTGTGACTCAGTGGAAGGTCGGAGTTAACTGGTCACAATATCACGGTTGAAAGTTGTCATTTAGGCATCAATGTGCAGCGTTTATTGTGTGTGGTTTGAGAACACAGAGGAACCCCACTGAGAGGCCAGAGAGCTGGAATGagttctctctcttcacttctcCCAAAAACTTTTGAACAAGATTCCCCAAAACTCTGAGAAGTTCAGATATTGGAAAAGAGAGTCCAATTATCGTGATGGAACCATTAAACTGAACAGAGGGAAAAAATCTTGAGAGCTCCAATTTAAGCCTGAA includes the following:
- the cnn3a gene encoding calponin-3a, producing MTHFNKGPAYGLSAEVRSKIAQKYDTQKEEELRFWIEEVTGMSIGENFQKGLKDGVILCELINKLQPGSVKKINLSQLNWHKLENLGNFIKAILAYGLKPNDIFEANDLFENGNMTQVQTTLLALASMAKTKGMDTKIDIGVKYADKQARHFDDEKIKAGQCVIGLQMGTNKCASQAGMTAYGTRRHLYDPKTQTDKPYDQTTISLQMGTNKGASQAGMSAPGTRRDIYDQKVALQPLDNSTISLQMGTNKVASQRGMSVYGLGRQVYDPKYCAPPTEPVIHSNGSQGTGTNGSEISDSDYQAEFQEDEYHGGYHDDYNSHYNDQGIDY